The Papaver somniferum cultivar HN1 chromosome 3, ASM357369v1, whole genome shotgun sequence genome includes a region encoding these proteins:
- the LOC113359484 gene encoding uncharacterized protein LOC113359484 produces the protein MSVYSVSDLDKEFKKLWPKSKDIFIKKEENDCYLIKFQTQNEYEVVLKFRPWFLEGDLLALEPWNPQIPRSSVDLTKHLMWMRLYNMQPGFANPKIVYSIAEAMGKVKELDPPDCVVPKGKVQKALVLLDVRNPLRREFWVENVVGEKVWIRLFYEKQPFNLCGFCYTIDHKELECEIIVAYLLQQQRGYLSSTSILDPPSWTNPDSRVKSANQHAIIEQGNQNENEVNQPETSQNDEGRFMLPASTCMHAKNTKLSLLQFNVEVNKDSVSLNEQHKDNIIKNIPLDSTSLIIVVGCNSQGFVQVQIKNNIEHEKQSKR, from the coding sequence ATGAGCGTGTATTCAGTTAGCGACTTGGATAAAGAATTCAAAAAGCTCTGGCCAAAAAGCAAAGATATCTTTATCAAAAAGGAGGAAAATGATTGCTATCTCATAAAGTTTCAAACCCAAAATGAATATGAAGTTGTTCTCAAGTTCAGACCGTGGTTTTTGGAAGGTGATCTGCTGGCTTTAGAGCCATGGAACCCTCAAATCCCAAGAAGCTCAGTGGATTTAACTAAACATCTTATGTGGATGCGTCTGTATAACATGCAACCTGGATTTGCAAATCCAAAAATTGTTTACAGTATTGCTGAGGCTATGGGAAAAGTGAAAGAGCTAGACCCACCAGATTGTGTTGTCCCCAAAGGAAAAGTTCAAAAAGCTCTGGTTCTTTTAGATGTTAGAAATCCACTGCGTAGGGAATTCTGGGTTGAAAACGTTGTCGGAGAGAAGGTTTGGATTAGGTTGTTCTACGAGAAACAACCATTTAATCTATGTGGGTTTTGCTATACAATAGATCATAAAGAACTAGAGTGTGAAATCATTGTTGCATATCTGCTTCAGCAACAAAGAGGATACTTGTCTTCCACATCTATACTGGATCCACCATCCTGGACCAACCCTGATTCCAGAGTTAAATCTGCAAATCAACATGCAATCATTGAGCAAGGGAATCAAAATGAAAATGAAGTCAATCAGCCAGAAACTTCTCAAAATGATGAAGGTAGATTCATGCTTCCTGCTTCTACTTGCATGCATGCAAAAAAtacaaaacttagcttgttgcaaTTTAATGTAGAAGTAAATAAGGATTCAGTCTCGTTGAATGAACAACATAAAGACAATATCATTAAAAACATTCCTTTGGATTCTACTTCACTGATTATTGTGGTTGGTTGTAATTCTCAAGGCTTTGTACAAgttcaaataaaaaataatatagaaCATGAAAAGCAGTCTAAAAGATAA
- the LOC113359486 gene encoding B3 domain-containing protein Os05g0481400-like — protein MAKGPSNNPYEEARKQRLEENMRRFQELGVAKFVNSLKEEVINIKKKSLPKHQVKVKKTTINPPGPLRCSTRPRAEASYVEDLRLHLYRILVFGGMFVPDSPSPSPRRKRLRSSSSTSYIARRIATKMQRSYPLKRAKRFESRLSSGHPSCVKSLRSSHVSGNFVLKMPQEFCNDHIPKEKLTMVLEDEEGSIYDTRYLGEFAVDMEELSN, from the exons ATGGCGAAAGGTCCCTCAAACAACCCCTATGAAGAGGCACGGAAACAACGATTAGAAGAAAATATGAGAAGATTTCAG GAATTGGGCGTTGCAAAGTTTGTCAACAGTCTAAAAGAAGAGGTTATCAACATCAAAAAGAAATCTCtgccg AAACATCAAGTAAAAGTGAAGAAGACAACTATAAACCCTCCTGGTCCATTGAGATGCTCTACACGTCCCCGGGCAGAAGCTTCCTATGTGGAAGATTTAAGACTACATCTATAtcggattttggtttttggtggAATG TTTGTTCCCGACAGTCCCAGTCCCAGTCCCAGGCGTAAAAGGTTGAGATCAAGTTCATCAACAAG CTATATAGCAAGAAGAATTGCTACTAAAATGCAACGATCTTATCCTCTAAAGCGTGCAAAGAGATTTGAAAGTCGTTTGTCGTCTGGACACCCATCTTGTGTCAAATCACTGCGCAGTTCACATGTATCCGGCAACTTTGTGCTG AAGATGCCACAGGAATTCTGTAACGATCACATCCCCAAGGAAAAACTGACAATGGTGTTGGAAGATGAGGAAGGCTCAATCTATGACACGAGATACCTTGGGGAGTTCGCGGTTGATATGgaagaactctctaactag